The following proteins are encoded in a genomic region of Arachis stenosperma cultivar V10309 chromosome 4, arast.V10309.gnm1.PFL2, whole genome shotgun sequence:
- the LOC130974652 gene encoding stilbene synthase 3-like, translated as MCAYKAPSLDAREDMMIREVPRVGKEAVTKAIKEWGQPMSKITHLIFCTTSGVALSGVDYELIVLLGLDPCIKRYMMYHQGFFAGGTVLRLAKDLAENNKDAHVLIVCSENTTVTFRGPSETDMDSLVGQALFADGAAAIIIGSDPVPEVEKHIFELISTYQKLVPGSHGAIGGLLREVGLIFYLNKSVPDIISQNINEALSKAFDLLDISDYNSIFWIAHPSGRAILDQVEQKMNLKSEKMKATRDVLSNYGNMSSACVFFIMDLMRKKSLENGLKTTGEGLDWGVLFGFGTGLTIETVVLRSVAI; from the coding sequence atgTGCGCATACAAGGCACCATCGTTGGATGCAAGGGAAGATATGATGATCAGGGAGGTACCAAGAGTTGGAAAAGAGGCTGTAACCAAAGCCATCAAGGAATGGGGCCAGCCAATGTCTAAGATCACGCATTTGATCTTCTGTACCACCAGTGGCGTTGCGTTGTCTGGCGTTGATTACGAACTCATTGTACTTTTAGGACTCGACCCATGCATCAAGAGGTACATGATGTACCACCAAGGTTTCTTTGCTGGAGGCACTGTCCTTCGCTTGGCTAAGGACTTGGCTGAAAACAACAAGGATGCTCATGTGCTTATCGTTTGTTCTGAGAATACTACAGTCACTTTCCGTGGTCCTAGTGAGACAGACATGGATAGTCTTGTAGGGCAAGCATTGTTTGCAGATGGAGCTGCTGCGATTATCATTGGTTCTGATCCTGTGCCAGAGGTTGAGAAGCATATCTTTGAACTTATTTCGACTTACCAAAAACTTGTCCCTGGCAGCCATGGAGCCATCGGTGGTCTCCTTCGTGAAGTTGGGCTTATATTCTATCTTAACAAGAGTGTTCCTGATATTATTTCACAAAATATCAACGAAGCACTCAGTAAAGCTTTTGATCTGTTGGATATATCTGATTATAACTCAATATTTTGGATTGCACACCCTAGTGGACGTGCAATTCTAGACCAGGTTGAACAGAAGATGAATTTGAAGTCAGAGAAAATGAAAGCCACTAGAGATGTCCTTAGCAATTACGGTAACATGTCAAGTGCATGTGTGTTCTTTATTATGGATTTGATGAGGAAGAAGTCCCTTGAAAATGGACTTAAAACCACTGGAGAAGGACTTGATTGGGGTGTGCTTTTTGGATTTGGTACTGGTCTTACTATTGAAACCGTTGTTCTCCGCAGCGTGGCCATATGA
- the LOC130974653 gene encoding protein MAIN-LIKE 1-like, whose protein sequence is MRRQQGMRLDDRYVPYLQMAGLYHLARLNDRWFRLDEALVSAFVERWRPETHTFHMPFGECTITLQDVAYQLGLPVDGRYVSGCLSEFHIYIEGGRPAWVWFQELLGVIPPPSQVQKYAVNCSWFQKTFGECPEDADDETVRRYARAYIMMLLGTQLFADKSGNRIHIRWLPYVARLEELGTYSWGSAALAWLYRCMCRVANRHVVKLAGPLQLLQS, encoded by the coding sequence ATGCGGCGGCAGCAGGGCATGCGACTTGATGACAGATACGTTCCGTACTTGCAGATGGCAGGTCTATACCATCTTGCAAGGCTGAACGACCGATGGTTCCGGCTAGACGAGGCCCTTGTCAGTGCATTCGTAGAGCGATGGCGTCCCGAGACGCACACGTTCCACATGCCGTTCGGAGAGTGCACCATCACACTCCAGGACGTGGCATACCAGCTGGGTTTGCCAGTGGACGGCCGTTACGTAAGCGGGTGCTTGTCCGAGTTCCATATATACATCGAGGGTGGCCGTCCAGCCTGGGTCTGGTTCCAGGAGTTGCTCGGAGTTATACCTCCTCCCAGCCAGGTTCAGAAGTACGCAGTGAACTGCAGCTGGTTTCAGAAGACTTTCGGGGAGTGCCCTGAGGATGCAGATGATGAGACTGTGCGCCGATATGCCCGTGCGTACATCATGATGTTGTTGGGCACGCAGCTGTTTGCGGACAAGTCAGGGAACCGGATTCACATCAGATGGCTTCCATACGTAGCGAGGCTGGAGGAGCTGGGTACCTACAGCTGGGGTTCTGCCGCACTGGCTTGGTTGTACCGGTGCATGTGCCGAGTGGCGAACAGACATGTCGTCAAGTTAGCGGGCCCGCTTCAGCTACTCCAGTCTTAG